ACTACTTCGTTAGCAATGACACTTACTCTTATACCGTAGCTGCGAAAAACGTTAAAGCTGACGGCTCCTACGAGACTGGGGAACTAAAAACCATCCTCAGCGGTAAGGACGGTCAGTATCAGGTTACTGTAAAATCCACTGACGTTGCAGGCAACAGCAGCGATCTTGTCATTTCAGATATCCTTGATCTGGATACAGTAATCGCTAAACCGACCATCGGCATCAAAACCGGAGATGATTCCTACCTTGCGCCTGATGCTGACGGCGATATTATTAACGCCAGCGGAACCAAGGTCGGTTCATACGCAGACCTGCCTACCGGGTTCCGCAACCCGACTGTGGCCTACAACGAAGACAATATCACCAATGACCGGGACCTAATCCTGACCGGTGATGCAGAAGCCGGAGCAAAAGTTGTTGTATCCATCACAGCAGACGGCGTAATCACCAAGTACGAAACTGTCGCCGATAAAGACGGGCACTGGGAATGCCAGCCCGGTAATCTCGCAGACGAAAACTATACCGCCTCTGTAACCGTTACCGATACAGCAGGAAACAGCTCCACCAGCAATGATTTTTCATTTGAAGTGGACCGTACCCCCACCCGTGCGGCGTATATTGATCTTGCCAACGATGACAACACATACACCAATGACGCGACCCCAGAGCTGACTATTCTTGGAGATAACGGGTCTGCTTATGTCCTGTATTATGTAGACGGAACTACCGGTAACCTCACGGCAGTAAAAAGCGGAAGCTTTACTAATACGAGCCAGACCTACACAGTTCCCAATGCGGATGCCCTTGATGAAGGTGACCACAGCTACAGACTGGTAACCGTTGATGCGGCAGGTAATGTTCAGTCCACTGATTACACCATCCATGTGGACCTGACCGCACCTGCGGCTGCGGAAGGTGTAACCTTTACCCAGATTGATGAAACCGGTGCTACGCCTTCCACGGTCAACACCTACGTGGCTCAGTCCGGCAATTCCATCAATATCAGCACCAACGACAACACTACCGACCTGCTGGTAAAAACAGCAACAGGAACGTCTCTGGTGGAACTGGTCAGGTCTGATGGTACCGTAATTGCCAGCGGAGCTGTTAACGGAGCCGGAAATGCACTTCTGGACCTGACAACCAAAGATCTGAACATCATTGATGACGGCAGCTACACCTACACTCTGAAATTCTATGATGGTGTGGGCAACCAGCTTGATGCCAACAACGTAACCGTTAATCTCGTTGTTGATACCACCGACCCCACGGTCACCGTAAAAATGTCCAGCAGTTCTGATCATGGCTATGACGCTGCAACGCTCGCGGACGGTCTTACCAGTGGTAAATCCTTCACCTTCGAAGGCAAGTTCACCGAGGACAGGTCCATCAACTACACCACTGAAATGGCCTATCTCATTGTCATTTCCAATGGCACGGACACATGGACCTACAACTCCACTGACAGCGCGAATCAAGACGGCCATATACAGAACATTACTGTGAATGCTGACGGAACCTATCATTTTGATTTTGTAGACAACGATTCATCTGATCCATTTGACGATGGGAATTACAATGTCAGCATCAAAGCAATTGATCAGGCGGGTAACACCTCTGATGCTGCGACAGTTGATTTCCAGCTGGACAACAACGACATAAACCAGACTCAACTGACCATGACCGAGGATGTTGTCGGTTCTAAAAGATATGTAACTCTTGAGCAGTCCGGATATACCGGGGACAATGACCCGGCCACGACCGATATAGATTACAAATTCGAAGTAACTAAGCACGATACCGACACAGGCAACAAAGACGTAACCTCCGGCGAAATCAAAGAAGGCGGTGACTTTGAAATTTCACTTCGAAATGATGGCCAAGAGTATGAATACGCCGAAGTAAAAGTAACTGACAAAGCAGGTAACGAATCAGAGTCACAATTTGTTGACTTGAACAAAAGCAACGTAAACTACAGCGCAAAACTCGGAACCGATGCTGAGGTAAGGTCTGTAACCGCCACACTATTCAATGATGCCAACAACAACGGAATCGCTGATGACGGTGAAGCTGTACAAGACTTCGGTGAAATTACTGATAACTGGAGCACTGACTTTGCAGCACTTGCTGAAGGAAATTACATTTTGCAGATTCAGGGGCACAATGACACCACCCCTACTGACGCAAATGTAACTTCAACAAAAGAGTTTAGCTTTAGTCTTGACGATATGGACACTCCCGGTACTACCACCGACGATTTCTTCACTTCCACCAGTGAGCAGGATTACAATGGAGCAAAAGAAGGAAACGGCGGAGATACAACAGATACGGCACCTGCTTCGGACACTGTTGTAAGCGTTGAAGTGACCCAGACCCATATTGAATTTGATATTGCATAAGTTTAAATAAATAAGTTTTACGGGGAAAAATATAAATGTCTGCTGATAGCGGCCCTCCGTGGCCGGGTTTTGTTGATGCGCTCTCAACCGTGCTCATGATGATGGTGTTCTTCACCCTGCTCATGGTGCTGGTTACAGGGACGCTCTCATATATTGTCGCGCTTAAGGAAGTTAAGCCCGGAGCCGCCACATCCACTGAACAGGTGGAAACCATGGTGGCTGCGGCGCAGGATCTTTCTTTTATGGAAAAACCGTCATCCATGGACAAATTGGCTGAAGCCATGACCCAGAGTGCAGTTCTTGGAAAGGAAGACCTTGTCACCTCTCCCCCGCCACAGCGATTCGATATCGAAGAATTTGAACGTGAGAAAGAAATGCTTCAGAAAAGAGTTGCCCTTGCAGAAAGTGCTGCTTGGACCGCTCATCTGGAACTTCAGAAATTAAAAGAGGAAGTAAAAGACCAGCAGGATAAGCAGGACCCGAAACTTGCTGCAAAACTTCAGGCCGCCCTTGATAAAATCAAGCGTCTTGAAGCAGACGGGGCAATTGAAAAAAAAGTTCAGACCGAAGACGAATTCGTCCCGCCGCCGTTCATCACCAAGCTGGTTCAAGGACTTAATAACAAGAATCGGGTAATCATCCTCTACAATAAACTGACCAGTACTCTTGAGGAAAAAACAGAATCCGAACTGCTGGCCTGGGTTAAACAAAATGAATCTGTCATCATGCAGAAAGGTTTGCTGCTGACAGCAACCCTCCACCATGAAGGGGTTTCTTCCAGCATGTCCAACTCTGTGTCCTTCAAAAGACTTTACGGATTGATTAAATTCGTAAATGAACAGGCACACATTCCCAAAAGTAAGATCAAATTCCGGGCCTTGAATGAAGGTGTTCCGGGAACCAATCAGGTTGTGGTCAACATTGGCAAAAGCTTTGGAAAAAGCAATAAAGACCTGAACATTTCCGTTAGAAAGTAAGGGGCAGGGACTTGGACAATCAGAAAAGACCTAACCCCGCACCTCTTACGGAGAGTAGCGAGCAAAACGAAACCCCTGAATCTGCCAGTGCAAGCTCCAAGAGCGACACCATCGATACAAAGGCGGCCGGAAAATCAGAAAACAACGGTTCTGATAAAAAAAACTTCGTATCTCAAGAGAATATAGGACTATTCAATCCCGGTGAGGATGAGAAAGGTGCGTCCATTACTTCCTGCCTGAAAAAGATTGCGGACAAATACGGAATTGTCGTTACCGGCAGTTCCCTGCAACTAGGCAGCTCCTCACCCATCAATGAATATTTGCGTCTACAATCGGATAACATGGGGCTGAATCTATCCATAAAGCCCCTGCCACTGAAAGTTGATGATGAGATGCTGCCCCTGATCGTCCAGTATTCGGACGGCAGCTTTGCCCTTCTTGAAGAGAAAGTAGGTAGAAGACTGACTCTTTGGAACGGTAAGCAGGAAATCATCAGAAACAAGAAATCTGAATTTTCCGAATTCAAAGACTGGTCCTGTTCCCTTAAGCCCGTATTTGAAACAGACAAGGTTCCTTTCCTGAGCCTGACTTGGTTTATGGGACAGGTCGGCAAGATGTGGCCCATGTACTCTCAGGTGATACTGGCGACAGTGATGATCCATTGCTTCACGCTGGTCATCCCCCTGCTGATGGGAATCTTCTACGACCGCATCCTTCCAAACCTTGCGGAAAACTCCCTCAGAGTGCTGATCACCGGGGCTATCATAGTTCTGGCCTTTGACTACATTCTCAAGAATGTCCGCACATCCTTAGTCGAAAAAGCAGCCCTGCGCGTGGAGCAGGATGCTGAGCCGCAATTGCTATCACTTGTGCTGGACACAAACTACTCCAAACTGCCTGTCTCAGCCGGACATCTGACCCATGCGATACAAGAATTTTCACGCATCAAATCCCTGTTCACTACCCAGTTGGTAGTCGGGTCCATTGACTTTTTCTTCCTCTTTTTCTTCTTGTTCGTCATTTACCTGAACAGCGGAATGCTCTTCGCCGTCCCGGCTGTCACCTCGTTTCTGGTACTGATCGTAGCCATTGTTTACGGCTTCTTCATTGATACAAATGTATCGGCACAGAGCAAGCTACAATCACGTAAAACTTCGTTTTTAAATGAAATTTTCAATGGGGTTGAATCAATCAAGGTAACCAATGCGGCAAGGCTTTTTGTTTCACGCTGGGCTTCTGAAATTGAAAAATCAGGGGAAATGTCCTCAAAATACCGCATTGCCCAGTCCCGTTGCTCCATGACCACCGGATTCTTGGGACAAATGAACTCAGCAGGGCTGCTTATAGTCGCATTTTTCCTGATCAAAAACGGAGACATGAGCAGCGGCGGTTTGCTGGCGACCATGGTCCTTTCCGGACGTTGCATAGCGGTTTCCGCCAGCGTGTCCAACCTGATCACCTCCTACCTGTTTGCACGCCGTTCATACAAAGACTTGCGTAAAATTTTGAAACTGGAAAAAGAAAGCTGCGAAACCCGCCAGTTTAAAATCCAGCAATTGGGCGGCGGTGTACGTTTTGACAGTGTATCATTCCGCTATCAGCCGGAATCACCCTACGCCCTTGAAAACGTATCCTTTGAAAGCAAAGCAGGTGAAAAAGTCGGGATCATCGGGCCCATGGGCAGCGGTAAAAGTACCCTGCTCAAACTTCTGGCCGGACTTGCCGATCCCAGTGAAGGATTGATCATGCTGGACGGGCATAACATGGGCCACCTGAATATTGAAAAAGTTCGCGAATTTGTGGGCGTAGTGCCCCAGTCCCCGGTGCTTTTCCACGGCACTCTGGAACTGAACCTGCTCATGGGATCACGTACAGCAACCCAAAAATCCCTTCATCAGGCTCTGACCATTTCAGGCATTGATAAATTTGTTTCCAAACATCCGCTTGGCCTGAAAATGCCCATCCTCGAGGGAGGCAAAAACCTGTCCAGAGGACAGCGACAGGCAGTAGCGGTTGCCCGTGCCCTGATAAGCTCTCCGCCTCTGTTGCTCCTTGATGAGCCGACCAGCTCCATGGACTCCACACAGGAAAGGATACTCATTAACCAGATCAAAAATACCATGACTGACAAGTCCATTTACGTCGTCACCCACAGACCGCAGATTCTCGAAGTCGTGGATAGAATTCTCGTTGTAGATCAAGGACGAATCGTTGCTGACGGTCCGCGTGATGAAATTATCCGGAAACTTTCCAGCCCGGCTCCGGCCAGAAAGGGATAATCATGGGAAAGAACTGGAAAAGCAACCTGCTCTGGTCCTTGGAAAAAAGCCTTGGAAACTGCATTGTCCTGCTGCTCATTCTGGCGTTTTCGGCCGTATTCATACTCTGGGCCCACACCAGCAAAATTGAAAAGACAGTCCGCGCCCAAGGCGTGGTTGAAACCAATCTGACTGATAAAATAGTAGGCCACTTTGAAGGTGGCGTCGTTGAAAAGGTATTTGTAGAGGAAGGCGATACAGTACGCAAAGGTCAGGAAATTGTGGCCATTGCCAACACCAATATTACTGAAAAGAGAAACAAGTCCCTCATCAAAATGAGAAGGCTTCAAGCCAAACTGAACCGCCTTATTGCAGAAAGCAACGACACGACTGACGAGTTTGCACAAAAAGCATCCACCCCGGTAGAAAGGAGTGAAATCCAATTCGCCCGTATCAGGGGAGATGCTCTTGATGAGAAAATCAACATCCTCAAAACTCAAATCCAGCAGTCAAGGGCCGCCCTTTCCGCCAGTGAAAAACACGTAAAAAACCTGCTTGATGAACAGAAAGTACTCAAAGAGCAGCACGACATGCTGGAACCCATGGTCAAAAAGGGAATCGGTTCCCGCCAGCTTCTGCTGCAACGCAAAACCGAACTGGCTAAAATCACCACCAGTATTGCCGAGATTTACAACAAACGAGACGAATACTCACTGGAAATCCGGGAACTGGAGCAGCGCATCAATCAGGCGGAGCTTGATTTTTATCGGGACATTCGCGAAGAAATCAACCTCGTAAGTTCCGAGTTGAAAGGCGTACGCGAAGAGCTTAACGCTGCCAATGAACAGATTGTACGCAGCGTTATCCGTTCCCCCATTGACGGCACCATCTATAAGCTGAGTGCCAACACCGTAGGCGGGATTGTCCGCTCCGGTGAAGCTTTGGCTGAAATCGTCCCCCTTGATGCGACCATCCGTATTGAAGGGAAAGTTCAGCCCAGCGACAGAACCAAAATCTGGAACGGTATGACAGCCAAAATCCGGCCCTCATCATATGAATTTTCCGACCAGACTATGCTCAAAGCCAAGATCGTCAATATCTCGGCCAAGACCTACTTCGATGACCTGACCCGCACATGGTACTATCGGGTAATTTTCAACACCGTTAAGGAAGACGCGGAGAAGGTTAAAGAGTTCCTGCCGGGCATGATAGTTGAAGTCAACATCCTCTCCGGCGAAGAAAGCGTTCTCGAATACCTGCTCTCCCCCATCACACGGGGCATGCGCGGAGCTCTTTCCGAACACAGGACCCGCTAATAATCGTGATCACCAAGTTCATGAACAGGAAATAAAATGGCAAATAAAATAACACAAACTCTCAAAAGAGTTTTCTCTATAAAAAACCTGCTGCTCATCCTGCTGGTGCTGGCACTGGCAGGCGGGACATTTGAAACACTCAGCTATCTCTGGAAAGAAAAAGAACAGGCAGTCCAATCTGACCTTAAAGAATATCAGAAAGTAGTTGTGGAAAACGAATCGGAATTGCTTTCTTCCCAGCTGATCAGCTATGTCATGCGCGGTAAGGAAGTAGCCCGTTCCAGAATTTTCAGAATGGCAATTGACGGCCTCAATTCCCCGGATAATAAAAAAGTCCTCAAGGCTCAGGAAGACCTTAAGAACTTCGTAAAAGTCAGCGGTTATTCTGCGGGTTGTCTTTTTGAACCGAACGGAGAGGTTTTCGCATCCACTCAGGGACCGGAAGAAATTCTGGGCCACGGCTACAAACAGTCAGTCCTGAACACCCTGCACAGCCGCACTCCCATGTTTTCGCCCCTGCGCACAAAAGGAAACGGCCTTGTGACCGATCTTTTCCTTCCCGTCTATGATGCCTATGCCACCAGCACATCCGCGCCACCGGAACGGGTACTTATGCTCGAAGTTCCAATGACCTCCATCCTGCGGGCCTTTCTCGGATCAGAACGTACCTTCAAATATGAAAGTACAATCCATCTCATCCAGCAGAACGGCGATACCAGCGAAGAAACAGTTTTCAGCTATCCGAACAGTCTGAAACTTCAGGCTATGAAAGTATCCTTCGACGGAGTCAGCGAAGTACTCTTCGGAGTAAGAACAGACCTTTCCATGGATAAAAAGGTATACTCCTCAGCTCAGTTCATCCCTGTGGTAAACTGGTGGGTAATGATTGAAACCGAAGCTACGGTTCCGGGCATAATTCTTTCAACCTACAAACAGGAAAGCATTATCTACGCTTCCCTGACCCTTGCAGCAATGGTCTTCTTTGTGCTCACTATCCGGTTTATTGCATCCACACGAAAATACCACCGCAAAAGTTCCAGACTGGAAGAAAAAATTCCGGCCCTGCAAAAAGAGCTTTCCCTGCTGCGCATAATCAACAACGCCCTGCCGGAACCGGTAACCTTGAAGAAAAGCGATAGCGGTGCATTTATCCACGTAAACAAATCCTTTTCGAATTTCACCGGACTGAAACAGACAGAAGCCCTCAATCTTACTGACAATCAGGTCTTTGACCACAATGAAGCCGAAACTCTTTCTCATGGCGACCAAATGGTCAGCATGTCCAACAATGCTTACAGTGAAGAACTGACCATGACCCGCGGATCCGGCAAATCAACCATGCAGGTTACTTTTGTGCCCTGCGCGGTTGAAAAAGAAGGCGACTCCATCCTCACTGTATATCGCGATGTTACTTCGGAAAAAAATGCAGCTGAGAGAGGGATCGAAGTTCGTCAACAGGTTATCAATGCCTTGATCAGGGCAGTGGAAAGTGTCCCGTTTCTGGATGGTCATACTTCCCTCATGCGTAAACTGGCCTTTGAAATTGCCGAAACCCTGCTCCTTAGCGATGCAGACTGCGCAACAGTTGAGGCTGCGGCTATTCTCTCCCAGGTAGGTAAAACCTTTGTTCCCAGAGAAATCATGGAAAAAGAAGGTAAGCTTACCCCTGAAGAAATCAAGGAAACCCAACGCTATATTGAACACACTTGCAAAATTCTCGAAGGTGTGGAATTTGACCTGCCCATTACCCAGACAATCTGGCAGATGCAGGAAACTCTCGACGGTTCCGGCTATCCCAACAAACTGGAAGGTAAAAGTATCTCCACGCTGGCCAGAATTCTCGGCGTGACCAATACTTTCAGCGCACTGGTCCAGAAACGTTCCTACAGAAAAGCCAAAACAGCACGTCAGGCAGTAGAAATATTGCAAAGTATGGCTGATAAGAAATACGACAGTTCAGTTATCGAAGCACTTGGAGCCGTCATTGATACCCAGTCGGGCAAGGCTATCTTGCAGGAAAGTCAGGTAGAATTTTAGCTCATCCACGACAAATAATTTAAAATATTATTAAGCAGGTATGAAAATTCCCCTTCATGCCTGCTTTTCTTTTGCTGCCTGAAAGACACTCATACAGCGAACAATTAATACTTGATCGTTCCCGGCAAATGCAGCTATTTATTTGAAGCTGTTCTAATTTTTTAATTCAATCAGGAATTGACCATGACGACTAAAAATTTTCGCACATTTTCAGCTATAGCCCTCTTACTCACGTTTCTTCTGCTGCAAAGCCCCGCCAGCGCAATAGCCCAAAACGAACAAGCTACACCCGCCCCTGCAAAAGCAGCAGAAACCCTTGTTGAGCAACAAACCACTCAGGCGGAAACCCTTGCCAACCTGCTTCAGTATAAATCCGAACTTGAAGCGCAAATCAAAGTAACCAAAAAGACACTCAAGAAAACCAGTCACCAGATGGACAAGGAAGTCCTTTCCGTTAAGCTCACCGACCTGAAACAACAGCTTAAAAATGTCCGCCAGAATTTTATAAAAGTTGCAACCGGACTGGATCTAACCATTTTCAATGAAGCTGCGCAGCAGGATTTCGTATGGCAGGAGGAAGTGGAAACACTGGTCCGTCCCCTGCTTCAGGAACTCAAGGAAATGACCAAACGGCCCCGGCAGATTGAACGCTTGAAAAGCAGGGTAGCCTACTTTGAAAGCAGACTGCCCAGAGCCGAAGAAGCAGTCCAAAATATCGACACCTTAATTGCAGCGGCAAAATCTCCGGCACTTAAAGCGGAGTTAACAGTCCTTAAAACCGATTTCGAAAAAAGACGCACCAATATCGACAACCAACTTGATGTCGCCCGATTTGAACTGAAAGAACTGACCAAGGACAAACAGTCCTTTTACCAGTCCACCAAAAAAGTAATGGCTGTATTCTTTAAAAGCAGAGGAAAGAACATTCTCTTTGCCATGCTGGCCTTTGCCGGAGTATTTTTATTTTTCCGTTTTGTGGATCGTATTTTCAAGAAGAGCCATCCGGCATTCAAGACCAAGGAACGCCCCTTCTACATCAGGCTCATAGAAGTTCTGCTACTGATCTTCACTGTAATTGCGGCAACTTCAGCCTCCCTTTTCACACTCTATATCTCCGGCGACTGGTTTCTGCTCAGCATTGCCATCATCTTCATCATCGGTGCCCTCTGGACCGCACGTGAAGGTTTCACCCGCTATTACGAACAGGTTAAACTTATTCTCAATCTCGGTTCTGTACGTGAAAACGAGCGCATCACTTACAACGGCGTACCATGGCAGGTGGACAGACTCGCGCTCTTCGCCAAACTTAAAAACCCGGCCCTAAGCCCCAGCCGCATCAGGCTGCCCATCGGTGAACTGGAAAATGTTATCTCCCGTCCAGTGGGTAAAAACGAGCCATGGTTCCCCTGCATGATCGATGACTGGGTCATCCTTTCTGACGGTATTCGCGGTAAAGTAATCAGCCAGTCCCCGGATATGGTTGAGCTTATCCAACGCGGCGGAGCCTACGTAACTTATCAGACCTCGGATTTTCTGGGCCTTAATCCCAAGAACCTTTCCCGCAATTTCCGTTTGAAATCAGTATTCGGCATCGACTACGCTCATCAGGCTAACTGCACTTCCACTATCGTAAAACAAGCCAAAGAGTTCATCACTGCCAAACTTGAAAAGGACGGTTATACCAAGCATGTCCTCAACCTGAATGTTGAATTTGAATCCGCTGCCGCATCATCACTTAATCTGGTTATTATTGCAGATTTCCACAGCGATATTGCAGCACTATACGGAAGACTGAACCGCGCTCTGCAACGCTACAGCGTAGATGCCTGCACCCATTTTGGATGGAATATTCCATTCGACCAATTGGTTGTTCACAAGGCTGAATAAAAAGTAAGGGGTGCCGAATTTATCGGCATCCCTTTTTTACTGTTATTTGCTTTTCTAAAATTTTCACCTTAACAACCAATTCATGTCCAGCCAACAAAACATACGCTGTATCCTCATTGACGATGAAGTCCCGGCCATTGACGAGCTAAGTTTTCTGCTGTCCGATTTCAATGACATTGATATCGTCGGCACTGCCAATTCAGCATCACAAGGTATAAGACTCATCGAAGAAAAGAATCCCGATCTCGTATTTCTCGACATTCAGATGCCCGGCAAAAACGGTTTTCATGTTTTGCAGGAGATCATGCAATTCCCTGAACCACCGTTAGTAGTATTCGCTACGGCTTACGATGAATACGCCTTGCAAGCCTTCGAAGAAAACGCTGTAGATTACATCCTCAAGCCCCTCTCCCGAGAAAGGCTGGAAAAATCCATTAAACGCATTCGCTGTCTCGTTTATGCCAATTGTGAAGAAAAAGTTGAAATGCCGGACATGAACGCCCTGCTCAGCAGCATGGGTATGGGCACCAAGGTATTGCGCATTTCAGTGGAAGACAGCGGTCGTATTCTGCTTCTCGAGCCGTCTGACGTAATTCTCTGCCGGGTGGAAGACCGCAAGATCATGATTTACACGCAAAAAGGAATCTTCCCCTGCTACGGCGACAAAACTCTCGACAAACTTGAAGAACGTTTACTGGGCCAGCCTTTTTTTCGCACCAATCGCGGCGAGATGGTCAACCTGACCCATGTGCGCGATTTTGCGCCGTGGTTTAACGGCAAATATGTAGTAACCATGAAGCATATTGATGAGCAGGAAATTATCCTCAGCAAAGGACGAGTAAAAGATTTCCGCCAACGTTTAGGATTGGCTTAAGTGTGCCTCCGGCGGCTCTCCGAGGGCCAAAGAAACTTTTTGAAAAAAGTTTCTCTGCACTCTTCAAAAACTTTTAGTTTGCTTCGCAGCTTCGTTATATAAATTTTACAGATATTATTATGAATCCAGAGACCTTAATTATCACATTGGCCGAGCGTTTCGGCCTTATTGTTGCCGGGGCTTTCCTGCTTTTGACAATTACCCCGGTCCATAAGATCGGTTTTCGCCAGAGTTCTCCCAGAACTGATATTGCCATGCAGATTCTTATCTTCGGGATTTGCGGAATTTTGGGAACTTATGGCGGCAACTTTGTATTTCAATCCGTTGCCAACCTACGCGCCATGGCTGTCATTACCGGCGGACTCTTCGGCGGACCGCTGGTGGGGCTCGGCGCAGGACTCATTGCCGGAGGCCATCGTATCTTGATAGATCTCGGCGGCTTCAGTGCTATCCCCTGCGGCACAGCAACCATGATCGAAGGACTTGCCGCCGGAATAGTATCACTTTACCTGAGCAAAAAAATGGACTGGCGGGCCGCAGCCGGGTTGGCTTTTGTCGGCGAAATCGTCCACATGCTCATGGTCCTCTACCTCTCCCATCCCTACGAAGAAGCCCTGCAATTAGTTGAACTTATCGCCATGCCCATGATCGTGCTAAACACTTTCGGAGCGGCTCTCTTTGCGCAGGTTATCCATATAGTTTTCCGCCACGGAACCAAACAGGATTCAGTCAAGGCCCAGCATATCCTAGATATTGCCAACCTTACGGTCAGCCATTTACGATCAGGACTGACCCTTGAATCGGCACAGGAAACAGCAAAGATCATCCACACCCACCTAACCGCCGCAGCCGTTGCCATCACCGACAACGTGAATGTGCTGGCCCACGTAGGTGCCGGGGCGGACCATCATCTGGCGGGTAAAAAAATACGAACCGAATCCACTCTGAAAGTCCTAGCCGAAGGAGAACCGCTCTTTCTGGAATCCGGAAAAAAGATCGGCTGTACCCATCCGGGCTGCCCGTTCACCTCTGCGGCTGTGGTACCCCTGCACAAGAACGGCGAAGTGGTCGGCACCCTCAAATTATACGGAACCCGCAAAAATCAGCTGAACCAGCTTTCTTTTGAAATGGCTAAAGGACTGGCCAATCTATGTTCCACCCAGCTTGAATTGGAAGAAATCCAGATCAAGGAACAGATGCTGACCCATGCGGAAATTCGCCGTTTGCAGGCCCAGATAAACCCGCATTTCCTGTTCAACTCGCTGAACACAGTCACGTCCTTCTGCCGCACCAACCCCGACCGGGCCCGCGAACTTTTGCTGGAACTTTCCAAATACATGCGCAAAAACCTCGACAGCAGCCGCGGATACGTACCTCTGCACGAGGAACTTGCCCAGTTGCACAGCTATCTTGCTATCGAACAGGCCCGCTTTGGTGAACGTATCAAGGTTGATCTGGATGTAGATGAGACATGTCTGAAATGGCCCATGCCACCCCTGATCATTCAACCTTTAGTGGAAAACAGTGTGAAACATGGTCTCATGGGCCGCGAAGAGGGCGGAACCATTACCATCAACATTTACTGTGAAAATGAAGAAATGAATGTCTCCATTAAAGATGACGGCATCGGCATGGCACAAGAGCAGATCGAAGCCATCTATGCCAAAAAGAAAATCGATTCCCGCGAAAAAGGGATCGGGGTCCGCAACTGCATCCA
This region of Desulfovibrio sp. JC022 genomic DNA includes:
- a CDS encoding ATP-binding cassette domain-containing protein encodes the protein MDNQKRPNPAPLTESSEQNETPESASASSKSDTIDTKAAGKSENNGSDKKNFVSQENIGLFNPGEDEKGASITSCLKKIADKYGIVVTGSSLQLGSSSPINEYLRLQSDNMGLNLSIKPLPLKVDDEMLPLIVQYSDGSFALLEEKVGRRLTLWNGKQEIIRNKKSEFSEFKDWSCSLKPVFETDKVPFLSLTWFMGQVGKMWPMYSQVILATVMIHCFTLVIPLLMGIFYDRILPNLAENSLRVLITGAIIVLAFDYILKNVRTSLVEKAALRVEQDAEPQLLSLVLDTNYSKLPVSAGHLTHAIQEFSRIKSLFTTQLVVGSIDFFFLFFFLFVIYLNSGMLFAVPAVTSFLVLIVAIVYGFFIDTNVSAQSKLQSRKTSFLNEIFNGVESIKVTNAARLFVSRWASEIEKSGEMSSKYRIAQSRCSMTTGFLGQMNSAGLLIVAFFLIKNGDMSSGGLLATMVLSGRCIAVSASVSNLITSYLFARRSYKDLRKILKLEKESCETRQFKIQQLGGGVRFDSVSFRYQPESPYALENVSFESKAGEKVGIIGPMGSGKSTLLKLLAGLADPSEGLIMLDGHNMGHLNIEKVREFVGVVPQSPVLFHGTLELNLLMGSRTATQKSLHQALTISGIDKFVSKHPLGLKMPILEGGKNLSRGQRQAVAVARALISSPPLLLLDEPTSSMDSTQERILINQIKNTMTDKSIYVVTHRPQILEVVDRILVVDQGRIVADGPRDEIIRKLSSPAPARKG
- a CDS encoding HlyD family type I secretion periplasmic adaptor subunit, whose product is MGKNWKSNLLWSLEKSLGNCIVLLLILAFSAVFILWAHTSKIEKTVRAQGVVETNLTDKIVGHFEGGVVEKVFVEEGDTVRKGQEIVAIANTNITEKRNKSLIKMRRLQAKLNRLIAESNDTTDEFAQKASTPVERSEIQFARIRGDALDEKINILKTQIQQSRAALSASEKHVKNLLDEQKVLKEQHDMLEPMVKKGIGSRQLLLQRKTELAKITTSIAEIYNKRDEYSLEIRELEQRINQAELDFYRDIREEINLVSSELKGVREELNAANEQIVRSVIRSPIDGTIYKLSANTVGGIVRSGEALAEIVPLDATIRIEGKVQPSDRTKIWNGMTAKIRPSSYEFSDQTMLKAKIVNISAKTYFDDLTRTWYYRVIFNTVKEDAEKVKEFLPGMIVEVNILSGEESVLEYLLSPITRGMRGALSEHRTR
- a CDS encoding HD domain-containing phosphohydrolase gives rise to the protein MANKITQTLKRVFSIKNLLLILLVLALAGGTFETLSYLWKEKEQAVQSDLKEYQKVVVENESELLSSQLISYVMRGKEVARSRIFRMAIDGLNSPDNKKVLKAQEDLKNFVKVSGYSAGCLFEPNGEVFASTQGPEEILGHGYKQSVLNTLHSRTPMFSPLRTKGNGLVTDLFLPVYDAYATSTSAPPERVLMLEVPMTSILRAFLGSERTFKYESTIHLIQQNGDTSEETVFSYPNSLKLQAMKVSFDGVSEVLFGVRTDLSMDKKVYSSAQFIPVVNWWVMIETEATVPGIILSTYKQESIIYASLTLAAMVFFVLTIRFIASTRKYHRKSSRLEEKIPALQKELSLLRIINNALPEPVTLKKSDSGAFIHVNKSFSNFTGLKQTEALNLTDNQVFDHNEAETLSHGDQMVSMSNNAYSEELTMTRGSGKSTMQVTFVPCAVEKEGDSILTVYRDVTSEKNAAERGIEVRQQVINALIRAVESVPFLDGHTSLMRKLAFEIAETLLLSDADCATVEAAAILSQVGKTFVPREIMEKEGKLTPEEIKETQRYIEHTCKILEGVEFDLPITQTIWQMQETLDGSGYPNKLEGKSISTLARILGVTNTFSALVQKRSYRKAKTARQAVEILQSMADKKYDSSVIEALGAVIDTQSGKAILQESQVEF
- a CDS encoding mechanosensitive ion channel; the encoded protein is MTTKNFRTFSAIALLLTFLLLQSPASAIAQNEQATPAPAKAAETLVEQQTTQAETLANLLQYKSELEAQIKVTKKTLKKTSHQMDKEVLSVKLTDLKQQLKNVRQNFIKVATGLDLTIFNEAAQQDFVWQEEVETLVRPLLQELKEMTKRPRQIERLKSRVAYFESRLPRAEEAVQNIDTLIAAAKSPALKAELTVLKTDFEKRRTNIDNQLDVARFELKELTKDKQSFYQSTKKVMAVFFKSRGKNILFAMLAFAGVFLFFRFVDRIFKKSHPAFKTKERPFYIRLIEVLLLIFTVIAATSASLFTLYISGDWFLLSIAIIFIIGALWTAREGFTRYYEQVKLILNLGSVRENERITYNGVPWQVDRLALFAKLKNPALSPSRIRLPIGELENVISRPVGKNEPWFPCMIDDWVILSDGIRGKVISQSPDMVELIQRGGAYVTYQTSDFLGLNPKNLSRNFRLKSVFGIDYAHQANCTSTIVKQAKEFITAKLEKDGYTKHVLNLNVEFESAAASSLNLVIIADFHSDIAALYGRLNRALQRYSVDACTHFGWNIPFDQLVVHKAE